The following are encoded in a window of Ferribacterium limneticum genomic DNA:
- a CDS encoding MBL fold metallo-hydrolase gives MRRPTTPQLTLSVTLLAAAFAAHAASLQEAASTLGVDKTQAIEFAATGHWFQFGQAPNVKQPWPRFDVQKYVADIDYAKGASRVQITRLQSDDPQRRRPAPTTQWLDQYVNGKLAWNLPPVSQPQTATPQLAAVEERQAEILSTPQGFIKAALVNQASSKPLKNGVEIRFTVDGKYQYVGTLNVGNEVEKVSTWIDNPVLGDTLVETEFAKYKDFGGVRFPSEIVRLQGGHPVLALRINDVKANPSIDLTPPDNVKNAQPPAITVSADKLADGVFYLTGGTHHSVAIEQKDHIVLVEAPLNEARSQALIAKVGELFPGKPIKYLVNSHVHFDHSGGLRTFVDAGATIVTHKLNAPYYQKAWGNPHTLNPDALARSKKAPRFETFGDKLVLGDSRKIEIHNIANSGHNDGFALVYLPAEKILIEADAYTPAAAGVPLPASPNPYSVNLYNNIQRLKLDVDKIAALHGPRVVTLNDLRAAIGLGTVASAK, from the coding sequence ATGCGTCGTCCGACGACACCCCAACTCACGCTTTCGGTCACCCTGCTCGCTGCCGCCTTTGCCGCTCACGCTGCCTCGCTGCAGGAAGCGGCCAGCACGCTAGGCGTCGACAAGACCCAGGCTATCGAGTTTGCCGCTACCGGCCACTGGTTCCAGTTTGGTCAGGCCCCCAACGTCAAGCAGCCGTGGCCGCGTTTCGATGTCCAGAAATACGTCGCCGACATCGACTACGCCAAGGGCGCCTCCCGGGTCCAGATCACCCGCCTGCAATCCGACGACCCGCAACGCCGTCGCCCGGCGCCGACCACCCAGTGGCTCGACCAGTACGTCAATGGCAAGCTTGCCTGGAACCTGCCGCCGGTCAGCCAGCCGCAAACCGCCACGCCGCAGCTGGCCGCCGTCGAGGAACGTCAGGCCGAAATCCTGTCCACGCCACAAGGCTTCATCAAGGCCGCCCTGGTCAATCAGGCGAGCAGCAAGCCGCTGAAGAACGGCGTCGAAATCCGCTTCACCGTTGACGGCAAGTACCAGTATGTCGGCACCCTGAATGTCGGGAACGAGGTCGAAAAGGTCAGCACCTGGATCGACAACCCGGTCCTCGGCGACACCCTCGTGGAAACCGAATTCGCCAAGTACAAGGACTTTGGCGGTGTCCGCTTCCCGTCCGAAATCGTTCGCCTGCAAGGCGGTCATCCGGTACTGGCTTTACGCATCAATGACGTGAAGGCGAACCCGAGCATCGACCTGACGCCGCCCGACAACGTCAAGAATGCCCAGCCCCCGGCCATCACCGTCAGCGCCGACAAGCTGGCCGACGGCGTCTTCTACCTGACCGGCGGCACGCACCATAGCGTCGCCATCGAGCAGAAGGATCACATCGTACTGGTCGAAGCGCCACTCAACGAAGCCCGCTCGCAGGCGCTGATTGCCAAGGTCGGCGAACTCTTCCCCGGCAAGCCGATCAAGTATCTCGTGAACTCGCACGTGCACTTCGACCACTCCGGCGGCCTGCGTACCTTCGTCGACGCCGGCGCGACCATCGTCACCCACAAGCTCAACGCGCCGTACTATCAAAAAGCCTGGGGCAACCCGCACACGCTCAACCCGGACGCCCTCGCCCGCTCGAAAAAGGCACCGCGTTTCGAGACCTTCGGCGACAAGCTCGTGCTCGGCGACAGCCGCAAGATCGAGATTCACAACATCGCCAACAGCGGCCACAACGACGGTTTCGCACTGGTCTACCTGCCGGCCGAGAAAATCCTCATCGAAGCCGACGCCTACACCCCAGCCGCCGCCGGCGTTCCGCTCCCGGCCTCACCCAACCCGTACAGCGTCAATCTCTACAACAACATCCAGCGCCTCAAACTGGACGTCGACAAGATTGCCGCCCTGCACGGCCCACGCGTCGTCACCCTCAACGACCTGCGCGCCGCCATTGGCTTGGGAACGGTCGCCAGCGCCAAGTAA
- a CDS encoding rhodanese-like domain-containing protein, with protein sequence MNIVKSFVFLTASLLASASFAQQAAYQPPPWTYQTKQLNRAEIDALLAKPQQVVVLDVRRPDELISKGAFPAYLNIQTKEIEQNLGYIPKDRTIITVSNRAHRAGAVGDILTARGFKVAGAAGSLDYEDQGGKIARIQPPAPKPAN encoded by the coding sequence GTGAACATCGTCAAATCCTTCGTCTTCCTGACCGCCAGCCTGCTGGCCTCAGCCTCTTTCGCCCAGCAGGCGGCCTATCAGCCGCCGCCCTGGACCTACCAGACCAAGCAACTGAACCGCGCCGAAATCGACGCCCTGCTCGCCAAGCCGCAACAGGTCGTCGTCCTCGACGTGCGCCGCCCGGATGAACTGATCAGCAAGGGCGCCTTCCCGGCCTATCTCAACATCCAGACCAAGGAAATCGAACAGAACCTCGGCTACATCCCGAAGGATCGGACCATCATCACCGTTTCCAACCGCGCCCATCGCGCCGGTGCGGTCGGCGACATCCTGACCGCCAGGGGTTTCAAGGTTGCCGGCGCCGCGGGCTCGCTGGATTACGAAGACCAGGGTGGCAAGATCGCCCGCATTCAACCGCCGGCGCCGAAGCCAGCTAACTGA
- a CDS encoding c-type cytochrome codes for MAAIAFVLATPVGAQQGSRNATTFKGDPVAGKLKAEDERCQECHGHDGNANDIEDGIGNIGKFPRLAGQLPSYLMKQIRDFRSGARHNDSMFIMARSLNDRDAADIFAYFASQKIASEKDGEAPLGRRLYVQGDAARGIPACASCHGEAGQGQQVGDASYPRLAGQHRRYVTKQLAEWRAGERRNSPGGVMNAIARQLSDNDIDQLAAYVAGL; via the coding sequence GTGGCGGCGATCGCCTTCGTGCTGGCGACGCCGGTTGGCGCGCAGCAGGGTAGCCGGAATGCCACTACGTTCAAGGGCGACCCAGTCGCCGGCAAGCTCAAGGCGGAAGACGAACGCTGCCAGGAGTGCCACGGCCATGACGGCAATGCCAACGATATCGAGGACGGCATTGGCAACATCGGCAAGTTTCCGCGACTGGCCGGGCAGTTACCGTCCTACCTCATGAAGCAGATTCGCGACTTTCGCAGCGGGGCGCGTCACAACGACAGCATGTTCATCATGGCGCGCAGCCTCAACGACCGCGACGCCGCCGACATCTTTGCCTATTTCGCCAGCCAGAAGATAGCCAGCGAGAAGGACGGCGAAGCGCCGCTCGGGCGCCGGCTTTATGTCCAGGGCGACGCAGCGCGCGGTATTCCGGCCTGCGCCAGTTGCCACGGCGAGGCCGGGCAGGGGCAGCAAGTTGGCGATGCCAGCTATCCGCGACTGGCCGGCCAGCACCGGCGCTACGTCACCAAACAGCTCGCTGAATGGCGGGCCGGCGAACGCAGGAACAGCCCGGGCGGCGTCATGAACGCCATCGCCCGGCAGCTGTCGGACAACGATATCGATCAGCTGGCGGCTTACGTCGCCGGGCTGTGA
- a CDS encoding peroxiredoxin gives MKTQIKQGLLTALLGMALVGPAMALSEGDSAPDFQAAAALNGNAFTFALRDNLKKGPVVVYFYPSAYTNGCNIQAHTFAEKNERFKAAGAQIVGVSLDSIARLKNFSADPDFCAGKIAVASDADGKIAKSYGVNVRTATRGRKDTRGNDIDHDFAERTTFVVGSDGRVAGVVGGVSPTENVDKALTIVQGLAASR, from the coding sequence ATGAAAACGCAAATCAAGCAGGGACTGCTGACCGCCTTGCTCGGCATGGCCCTGGTCGGCCCGGCAATGGCCCTGAGCGAAGGCGACAGCGCGCCGGATTTCCAGGCCGCGGCGGCGCTCAACGGCAATGCCTTCACCTTCGCCCTGCGTGACAACCTCAAGAAGGGGCCGGTCGTCGTCTACTTCTACCCCTCGGCCTACACCAATGGCTGCAACATCCAGGCCCATACCTTCGCCGAGAAGAACGAGCGCTTCAAGGCCGCCGGCGCCCAGATCGTCGGCGTCTCGCTCGACAGCATTGCCCGCCTTAAGAATTTCTCGGCCGATCCCGACTTCTGCGCCGGCAAGATTGCCGTCGCTTCCGACGCCGATGGCAAGATCGCCAAGTCCTACGGCGTCAATGTCCGGACCGCCACACGCGGCCGCAAGGACACGCGTGGCAACGACATCGATCACGACTTCGCCGAGCGGACCACTTTCGTGGTCGGCAGCGACGGGCGGGTCGCCGGCGTGGTCGGCGGCGTTTCACCCACAGAAAACGTCGACAAGGCGCTCACCATCGTTCAGGGGCTGGCCGCCAGCCGCTGA
- a CDS encoding efflux transporter outer membrane subunit, translated as MKHAKIRSLLAGTTLAMALGGCALGPDFLRPDIAIPAEYREASGWKQAAPDDTGNHAPWWERYGDPTLNGLVERVEVSNQNVAQAAAQYRAAAALLAASRAAWLPSLGSSLGVTRSEGVTGATSTTFNPARTIDRVALNSSWEIDLWGRIGRNVEATQSSLDASAADLAAARLSMQAALTQAYIQLRINDAQQRILQRAITAQRRSHQITFNRREAGIVTSADLAQAEAQLKTTEAQAIDLGIQRAQLEHLIAQLIGEIPGQFQLAAVDSVPALPALPVGIPSALLESRPDIAAAERRAAAANAQIGVAQAAFFPNLIITASGGFQNSSLADLVAWPHRFWSLGPAIALSLFDGGARSAAKAQAIANYDRTVAGYRQSVLTAFQEVEDNLAALRILDQESAVQAQARRAASEFERLTNNQYMAGTVSFLNVATAQTASLSAERSSLDLLARQLAASVALNKALGGNDWTLAGEVQARQRKPGQ; from the coding sequence ATGAAACACGCAAAAATCCGTTCCCTGCTCGCTGGTACCACCCTCGCCATGGCCCTTGGCGGCTGCGCCCTCGGTCCCGACTTTCTCCGCCCAGACATCGCGATACCGGCCGAATACCGCGAAGCATCCGGCTGGAAGCAGGCCGCACCGGACGATACCGGCAACCATGCGCCGTGGTGGGAACGTTACGGTGACCCAACATTGAACGGCCTGGTCGAACGCGTCGAAGTCTCCAACCAGAACGTGGCTCAGGCCGCAGCCCAGTACCGCGCGGCCGCCGCCCTGCTCGCCGCCAGCCGCGCCGCCTGGCTGCCCAGCCTGGGCAGCAGTCTCGGCGTAACCCGTAGCGAGGGCGTGACCGGAGCAACATCGACCACCTTCAATCCGGCCCGGACCATCGATCGCGTCGCGCTCAACAGCAGTTGGGAGATCGACTTGTGGGGCCGCATCGGACGCAACGTCGAGGCGACGCAAAGTTCGCTCGACGCCAGCGCCGCCGACCTCGCCGCCGCCCGCCTGAGCATGCAGGCTGCGCTCACCCAGGCCTACATTCAGCTGCGCATCAACGACGCCCAGCAACGCATCCTGCAACGGGCAATCACCGCCCAGCGCCGCTCGCACCAGATCACCTTCAACCGTCGCGAAGCCGGCATCGTCACCTCGGCCGACCTTGCCCAGGCCGAGGCCCAGCTCAAAACCACCGAAGCCCAGGCCATCGACCTCGGCATCCAGCGCGCCCAGCTGGAGCACCTGATCGCCCAGCTGATCGGCGAGATTCCCGGCCAGTTCCAGCTCGCGGCGGTCGATTCGGTGCCGGCCCTACCAGCACTGCCGGTCGGCATTCCCTCGGCACTGCTCGAAAGCCGGCCCGACATCGCTGCGGCAGAACGCCGGGCGGCGGCGGCCAACGCCCAGATCGGGGTAGCCCAGGCCGCCTTTTTCCCCAACCTGATCATCACCGCCAGCGGCGGCTTCCAGAATTCCAGCCTGGCCGATCTCGTCGCCTGGCCGCATCGCTTCTGGTCACTCGGCCCGGCCATCGCGCTCAGCCTGTTCGACGGCGGCGCCCGCTCGGCGGCCAAGGCCCAGGCTATCGCCAATTACGACCGGACCGTCGCCGGCTACCGGCAGAGCGTGCTGACCGCTTTCCAGGAAGTCGAAGACAACCTCGCCGCCCTGCGCATTCTCGACCAGGAAAGCGCCGTCCAGGCTCAAGCCAGACGCGCCGCCAGCGAGTTCGAGCGCCTGACCAACAACCAGTACATGGCCGGCACGGTCAGCTTCCTCAATGTCGCCACCGCGCAGACCGCTTCATTGAGCGCCGAACGCAGCAGCCTCGACCTGCTCGCCCGACAATTAGCGGCCAGCGTGGCGCTCAACAAGGCGCTGGGCGGCAACGACTGGACGCTGGCCGGCGAAGTGCAGGCCCGCCAGCGCAAGCCTGGCCAATAG
- a CDS encoding carboxy terminal-processing peptidase, with protein sequence MLKKTVWLLLAVALNVPAAEIAPQPWHLRAASATSALVGHYHYQPQVLDDTLSAAIFDRYLKLLDPEKFIFTQADIDALAEYRLKLDDALLTPDLQAPFAIFKRYQQRMGERFIYARSLLKAGFTFDSDERFNYGRDKAEWARTDDILNDLWRQRVKNDWLRLKLASKADAEIRTTLDKRYAQSIKRLDRLKSDDAFQMFMNAYAISIEPHTGYLGPRASADFDISMRLSLTGIGATLWEKNDYTVIRELTPGSPASLSGKLHPGDRIVGVAQGTKDPFVDVIGWRLDDTVALIRGEADSVVRLDILPASAGAEGEHREVKLVRKKIDLAQQAAKKTILDVADGKAKRQIGVITLPTFYEDFSGRHQGDPAARSASRDVARQIEELKKAKVDGVIIDLRRNGGGSLKEAIALSGLFIDTGPVVMERDARGRIFVDGDTVSGTAWDGPLGILIDGESASASEIFAAAMQDYGRGIVIGEQSYGKGTVQSLIDLNRVVPDEKAQLGELRLTIAQFFRINGSTTQLRGVQPDIVFPASSDPSLTGEASNDNALPWTRIRASTYERTGDIGDTLPEVMHRHEQRAANDPAFRKLAESSAELLRLRQQTSISLNEAERRRENERQEKLMAEGGRPDDGLLESERDEKFVRKEADATKDIRLLEAARIIADEAELVARRPPGGA encoded by the coding sequence TTGCTCAAAAAAACCGTTTGGCTACTGCTCGCCGTCGCGCTCAACGTTCCAGCCGCGGAAATCGCGCCCCAACCCTGGCATTTGCGCGCCGCCAGCGCCACCTCGGCCCTGGTCGGCCATTACCACTATCAGCCGCAGGTACTCGACGACACGCTGTCGGCCGCGATCTTCGACCGTTACCTGAAACTGCTCGACCCCGAGAAATTCATTTTCACGCAGGCCGATATCGATGCCCTGGCCGAGTATCGACTCAAGCTCGACGACGCGCTGCTGACGCCTGACCTGCAAGCCCCCTTCGCCATTTTCAAGCGCTATCAGCAGCGCATGGGCGAGCGTTTCATCTATGCCCGCAGCCTCCTCAAGGCCGGCTTCACTTTCGACAGCGATGAACGCTTCAACTATGGGCGTGACAAGGCGGAATGGGCCCGCACCGACGACATCCTGAACGACCTTTGGCGCCAGCGCGTCAAGAACGACTGGCTGCGCCTCAAGCTCGCCAGCAAGGCCGACGCCGAAATCCGCACGACGCTCGACAAGCGCTACGCGCAGTCGATCAAGCGCCTCGACAGGCTGAAAAGCGACGACGCCTTCCAGATGTTCATGAATGCCTACGCGATAAGCATCGAACCGCACACCGGCTATCTCGGCCCGCGCGCCTCGGCCGATTTCGACATTTCAATGCGCCTGTCGCTCACCGGCATCGGCGCCACCCTTTGGGAAAAGAACGACTACACGGTCATCCGCGAACTGACGCCGGGCAGCCCGGCCTCCCTTTCCGGCAAGCTGCACCCGGGCGACCGCATCGTCGGCGTCGCCCAGGGCACCAAGGATCCTTTCGTCGATGTCATCGGCTGGCGACTCGACGATACCGTTGCCCTGATCCGCGGCGAGGCCGACAGTGTCGTCCGTCTCGACATCCTGCCGGCCAGCGCCGGCGCCGAGGGCGAGCATCGCGAGGTCAAACTGGTGCGCAAAAAGATCGACCTGGCGCAGCAGGCGGCGAAAAAGACGATTCTCGATGTCGCCGATGGCAAGGCCAAGCGTCAAATTGGCGTCATCACCCTGCCGACTTTCTACGAAGACTTTTCGGGACGTCATCAAGGCGACCCGGCGGCCCGCAGCGCTTCGCGCGATGTTGCCCGGCAAATCGAGGAGTTGAAGAAAGCCAAGGTCGACGGCGTCATCATCGATCTGCGCCGCAACGGTGGCGGCTCGCTCAAGGAAGCCATCGCCCTTTCCGGCCTGTTCATCGACACCGGCCCGGTCGTCATGGAACGCGACGCCCGCGGGCGCATCTTCGTGGATGGCGACACGGTATCCGGCACCGCCTGGGATGGTCCGCTCGGCATCCTGATCGACGGCGAATCGGCCTCCGCCTCGGAAATTTTCGCCGCCGCCATGCAGGACTACGGCCGTGGCATCGTCATCGGCGAGCAGAGCTACGGCAAGGGCACAGTGCAATCGCTGATTGACCTCAATCGTGTCGTGCCCGACGAAAAAGCCCAGCTGGGCGAATTGCGCCTGACCATTGCCCAGTTTTTCCGCATCAACGGCAGCACCACGCAATTGCGCGGCGTCCAGCCCGATATTGTCTTCCCGGCCAGCAGCGATCCCAGCCTGACCGGCGAGGCCAGCAACGACAACGCCCTGCCGTGGACGCGCATTCGCGCCAGCACCTACGAGCGTACCGGCGATATTGGCGACACCCTGCCCGAGGTCATGCACCGGCATGAGCAGCGTGCCGCCAACGACCCGGCTTTCCGCAAACTGGCCGAGAGTTCGGCCGAACTGCTGCGCCTCCGTCAACAAACCAGCATCTCGCTCAACGAAGCCGAACGCCGCCGCGAAAACGAACGCCAGGAAAAACTCATGGCCGAGGGTGGAAGGCCCGACGACGGCCTGCTGGAAAGCGAACGCGACGAAAAGTTCGTCCGCAAGGAAGCCGATGCCACCAAGGACATCCGGCTTCTGGAAGCGGCACGCATCATTGCCGACGAAGCCGAGCTGGTCGCCCGTCGCCCACCCGGCGGCGCCTGA
- a CDS encoding DUF1501 domain-containing protein encodes MSLNRRKFLIQTGLGLGGAAAAAGFIPGVGFIGSALAAELADPLAPKSPHFPSKIKSVIWLHQNGAPSTLDLFDYKPELVRLAGQPVPASFLKGIKTSTQGGVGKLFVSNQRTWKQHGESGAWFSNLLPNLAEHADKMAFIKSSVTVGATHDISILKLNTGDVNPGRPSLGAWVNWALGSNNPNLPSYVVLYNGDREPQAGSVNWSSGFLPAVYQGTPFRPGDSPILYLERPDLRTAAQQRGSLDLLKTLNNIGADRRPEDTELRARLQSYELADRMQRAAPEAVDISGESEATRKLYGIDDKTSESYGQVLLRARRLVERGVRFIQVVSGHPENISDQERRSWDAHNDLDGNHGVQARMVDKPIAGLLADLKARGLLDTTLIVWASEFGRTSWGESGSGRDHNPWGYTQWMAGGGVKAGTTYGATDDIGLQIADKEQAVDTYDLHATVLQLLGLDHLKTTFLNNGRSERPTVVYGKVIKELIA; translated from the coding sequence ATGTCACTCAATCGTCGTAAATTCCTCATCCAGACCGGCCTCGGCCTGGGCGGCGCGGCTGCAGCGGCGGGCTTCATCCCCGGTGTCGGCTTCATCGGCTCGGCCCTCGCGGCCGAACTGGCTGACCCGCTGGCCCCCAAGTCGCCGCATTTTCCGAGCAAGATCAAGTCGGTGATCTGGCTCCACCAGAACGGTGCGCCCTCAACGCTTGACCTCTTCGACTACAAGCCGGAACTCGTCAGGCTGGCCGGTCAGCCGGTGCCTGCCTCCTTCCTCAAGGGCATCAAGACCAGTACCCAGGGCGGCGTCGGCAAGCTCTTCGTCTCCAATCAGCGGACCTGGAAACAGCATGGCGAAAGCGGTGCCTGGTTCTCCAACCTGCTGCCCAACCTGGCCGAGCATGCCGACAAGATGGCTTTCATCAAGTCCAGCGTGACCGTCGGGGCAACGCACGACATCTCCATTCTCAAGCTCAATACCGGTGACGTTAATCCGGGCCGGCCGTCGCTCGGCGCGTGGGTCAACTGGGCGCTCGGCTCGAACAATCCCAACCTGCCGTCCTACGTCGTGCTCTACAACGGCGATCGCGAGCCGCAGGCCGGCTCGGTCAACTGGAGCTCCGGCTTCCTGCCGGCTGTCTATCAGGGCACCCCATTCCGTCCGGGCGATTCGCCGATTCTTTACCTCGAACGTCCGGACCTGCGCACAGCCGCCCAGCAACGCGGCTCGCTTGATCTACTGAAGACGCTCAACAACATCGGTGCCGACCGCCGTCCGGAAGACACTGAACTGCGCGCTCGTCTGCAGTCCTACGAACTGGCCGACCGCATGCAGCGTGCAGCGCCGGAAGCGGTCGATATCAGCGGCGAATCCGAAGCGACCAGGAAGCTCTATGGCATCGACGACAAAACCAGCGAAAGCTATGGTCAAGTCCTGCTGCGTGCCCGCCGTCTGGTCGAACGTGGCGTGCGCTTCATCCAGGTCGTGTCCGGCCACCCGGAAAACATTTCCGATCAGGAACGTCGCAGCTGGGATGCCCACAACGATCTCGACGGCAACCACGGCGTCCAGGCACGCATGGTCGACAAACCAATCGCCGGTCTGCTCGCCGACCTCAAGGCGCGCGGTCTGCTCGATACGACGCTCATCGTCTGGGCCTCCGAATTCGGCCGTACCTCGTGGGGCGAATCCGGCAGCGGCCGCGACCATAATCCTTGGGGCTACACTCAGTGGATGGCTGGCGGCGGCGTCAAGGCCGGCACCACTTACGGCGCGACCGACGACATCGGCCTGCAGATCGCCGACAAGGAGCAGGCGGTCGATACCTACGACCTGCACGCCACCGTGCTGCAGTTGCTCGGCCTCGACCATCTGAAGACGACCTTCCTCAACAACGGTCGATCCGAACGCCCAACCGTGGTTTACGGCAAGGTCATCAAGGAACTGATCGCCTGA
- a CDS encoding DUF1549 and DUF1553 domain-containing protein, giving the protein MKKKIAYLAVLSCFTSVFAIAADADKSASPEAVVAKSAKRWSPYEVVQKPAVPAVANKSWVRSPIDAFILAQLEANNLKPSADTDRATFIRRATLDAWGLLPTPEEVKAFVNDKSPEAYEKLVDRLLASHHYGERQGRRWLDLARYADSSGFQNDQTRANSWRYRDYVITAFNQDKPYDRFIKEQLAGDELYPNSQEAKIATGYLANYPDNSNSRDLVQRKYQITTDITDNIGETFLASTTGCARCHNHKSDKLTQKDYFSLQAFFANTSFDWRTPLAKGSESFWDKKYTEQKAKYDATVKGVRDAQKQILDQYREVGVKYQKERYLTDSRESIFKPEKDWNALDRWVNHRHKTVVAETNDGVAGYLRLAAESKEREDHSPDKVTAWKEYDRLQKELRKFDDQRPNGGSAFYTAATELGHTDSPPTFVRFAGIHERPTDEVQPAIPALWGGDKVDIKPTANSSGRRTALAGWLASPTNPLTARVYVNRVWSQYFDKGIVASLSDFGRAGEKPTNPELLDYLAANFVEKGWSIKKLHRDILLSSVYRQSSAERPEVAKADPQNKLLAVYPRKRLEAEEIRDTLLYASGQLNDVVGGPSVFPPVASTQNLGPADFDGNRAWTISKDKADWNRRSVYIFSRRSLPYPLLQNFDPANPSQAHHKRDVTTTPLQALTLFNSEIIVNWSQALAGRVINEAGKDESAQISRLYQILFSREPSKEEKAALKDFLVKGEAAVQQKFASSGGTFQAAVPIGVRNPAGLNPVRAAAFVDLVHAVANSNDFAYRF; this is encoded by the coding sequence ATGAAGAAGAAAATTGCATATCTCGCGGTGCTCTCGTGCTTTACGAGCGTGTTTGCGATCGCGGCCGATGCCGACAAGAGTGCCAGCCCGGAGGCGGTCGTGGCCAAATCCGCCAAGCGCTGGTCGCCCTATGAGGTCGTCCAGAAACCGGCGGTGCCGGCGGTAGCCAACAAGAGCTGGGTGCGCTCACCGATCGATGCCTTCATCCTGGCGCAACTGGAAGCCAACAACCTCAAGCCGTCAGCCGACACCGACCGCGCCACCTTCATCCGTCGCGCCACGCTCGATGCCTGGGGCCTGCTGCCGACGCCGGAGGAGGTCAAGGCCTTCGTCAATGACAAGTCGCCGGAGGCCTACGAAAAGCTGGTCGACCGTCTGCTCGCCTCGCATCACTACGGCGAGCGACAGGGTCGTCGCTGGCTCGATCTGGCCCGCTATGCCGATAGCTCGGGTTTCCAGAACGACCAGACGCGGGCCAATAGCTGGCGTTACCGCGATTACGTCATCACCGCCTTCAACCAGGACAAGCCGTACGACCGCTTCATCAAGGAACAACTGGCGGGCGACGAGCTTTACCCGAACAGCCAGGAAGCGAAGATTGCCACCGGCTACCTGGCCAACTATCCGGACAACTCCAATTCCCGCGATCTGGTACAGCGCAAGTACCAGATCACCACCGACATCACCGACAACATCGGCGAGACCTTCCTCGCCTCGACGACCGGTTGCGCCCGCTGCCACAACCACAAGTCGGACAAGCTGACGCAGAAGGACTACTTCTCGCTGCAGGCTTTCTTCGCCAACACGTCTTTCGACTGGCGCACGCCGCTGGCCAAGGGCTCGGAGAGTTTCTGGGACAAAAAATACACCGAGCAGAAGGCGAAATACGATGCGACGGTCAAGGGCGTCCGCGATGCCCAGAAACAGATCCTCGACCAGTACCGCGAAGTCGGCGTCAAGTACCAGAAAGAGCGTTACCTGACCGATAGCCGAGAGTCGATATTCAAGCCGGAAAAAGACTGGAATGCGCTCGATCGCTGGGTTAACCACCGGCACAAGACGGTCGTTGCCGAAACCAATGATGGCGTTGCCGGCTATCTGCGCCTGGCCGCTGAAAGCAAGGAGCGCGAGGATCATTCGCCGGACAAGGTTACTGCCTGGAAAGAATACGACCGCCTGCAAAAGGAGCTGCGCAAGTTCGACGACCAGCGTCCGAATGGCGGTTCTGCCTTCTACACGGCCGCGACCGAACTGGGTCATACCGATTCACCGCCGACCTTCGTGCGCTTTGCCGGTATTCATGAACGCCCGACCGACGAAGTCCAGCCGGCCATTCCCGCGCTGTGGGGTGGCGACAAGGTCGACATCAAGCCGACCGCCAATTCATCCGGTCGCCGCACCGCACTGGCTGGCTGGCTGGCCAGCCCGACCAATCCGCTGACTGCTCGCGTTTATGTGAACCGCGTGTGGAGCCAGTATTTCGACAAGGGCATCGTTGCCAGTCTGAGCGATTTCGGCCGGGCCGGCGAGAAGCCGACCAACCCGGAATTGCTCGACTATCTGGCCGCCAATTTCGTCGAGAAGGGCTGGAGCATCAAGAAACTGCATCGCGATATCCTGCTCTCCAGCGTCTATCGCCAGTCGTCGGCCGAGCGTCCGGAAGTGGCCAAGGCCGATCCGCAGAACAAGCTGCTCGCTGTCTATCCGCGCAAGCGTCTGGAAGCTGAAGAGATCCGCGATACGCTGCTTTATGCCTCCGGTCAGCTCAACGACGTGGTCGGCGGTCCGTCCGTTTTCCCGCCTGTCGCCAGCACCCAGAACCTCGGCCCGGCCGATTTCGACGGCAACCGTGCATGGACCATCTCGAAGGACAAGGCCGACTGGAATCGCCGCAGCGTCTATATCTTCAGCCGGCGCAGCCTGCCGTATCCGCTGCTCCAGAACTTCGACCCGGCCAACCCGTCGCAGGCGCACCACAAGCGCGACGTGACGACGACGCCGTTGCAGGCGCTGACGCTGTTCAACAGCGAGATCATCGTCAATTGGTCTCAGGCGCTGGCTGGCCGTGTCATCAACGAAGCCGGCAAGGACGAATCGGCCCAGATCAGCCGTCTCTACCAGATCCTTTTCTCGCGCGAACCGAGCAAGGAAGAAAAGGCTGCGCTCAAGGACTTCCTGGTCAAGGGTGAAGCTGCCGTCCAGCAGAAATTCGCCAGCAGTGGCGGCACCTTCCAGGCCGCCGTGCCGATCGGCGTCAGGAATCCGGCCGGCCTCAACCCGGTGCGCGCCGCTGCCTTCGTCGATCTGGTGCACGCCGTGGCCAACTCCAACGACTTTGCCTACCGCTTCTAA